A window from Phaeocystidibacter marisrubri encodes these proteins:
- a CDS encoding pirin family protein has product MSDRKIIDIHPAMAAHMPGLSTWRAMPTARIEWLDPFLFLNHHGPDVFRPNNRGLPFGPHPHRGFETLTYILEGELIHKDTTGYNSNIKTGGVQWMTAGSGLLHSETSSEEFKKEGGAVELIQLWLNLPSKLKMTPPSYTGLQENELVHFDAVEGVRVHLLSGEFLDHKGPIDSITNLTMTWMELRENSKLDLQVDPENQILLYVVSGKLDVNGREAGERSLVQFDHEGTDIHLQAQADTRILFGYGKPFNEPIAAYGPFVMNSEAELQEAFNDYQNGKLGVWKD; this is encoded by the coding sequence ATGAGCGATAGAAAAATCATCGATATACATCCAGCCATGGCCGCGCACATGCCTGGCTTGAGCACGTGGCGCGCGATGCCTACGGCACGAATTGAATGGCTTGATCCCTTTCTATTCTTGAATCATCATGGACCGGATGTTTTCCGTCCCAACAACCGTGGACTTCCTTTTGGACCGCATCCTCACCGTGGGTTTGAAACACTAACCTACATTCTTGAAGGTGAGTTGATTCACAAAGACACCACCGGCTACAACAGCAACATCAAGACAGGTGGGGTTCAATGGATGACTGCTGGAAGTGGCCTTCTTCATTCGGAGACTTCTTCCGAAGAATTCAAAAAAGAAGGTGGAGCAGTTGAACTCATTCAACTATGGCTGAACTTGCCATCCAAACTCAAAATGACTCCTCCGTCCTACACTGGGCTTCAAGAAAATGAACTGGTGCATTTTGATGCAGTGGAAGGAGTACGTGTTCATCTCTTAAGTGGTGAATTCTTGGATCATAAAGGTCCCATTGATTCCATTACCAACCTCACAATGACTTGGATGGAATTGAGGGAGAATTCCAAGTTGGATCTTCAAGTAGATCCCGAAAATCAAATCTTGCTGTATGTAGTAAGCGGCAAACTCGACGTAAACGGACGCGAGGCCGGTGAGCGATCATTGGTTCAATTCGATCACGAAGGCACAGACATTCACTTACAAGCACAAGCGGACACACGCATCTTATTCGGTTACGGCAAGCCGTTCAACGAACCTATTGCCGCTTACGGACCATTCGTTATGAATTCAGAAGCAGAGCTTCAGGAAGCGTTTAACGACTATCAAAATGGTAAATTAGGAGTGTGGAAAGATTAA
- a CDS encoding O-methyltransferase, giving the protein MEFLPESIDQYVHNHTKAESDLLARLNRETHVKIMSPRMLSGHLQGRVLSLLAKLHRPKRILEIGTYTGYSALCLAEGLVNGGELHTIDINEELEDFARKYFDESDFGDSIHQHIGKALDVIPTLKDGWDIVFIDADKSNYVNYYNDIVPRMNPGGLILCDNVLWSGKIVDENANDKDTVVLRELNELITQDDRVENVLLPIRDGLMAARIK; this is encoded by the coding sequence ATGGAATTCCTCCCCGAAAGTATCGATCAATATGTTCACAATCACACCAAAGCGGAAAGTGATTTACTGGCGCGACTCAATCGAGAAACGCATGTGAAGATCATGAGTCCGCGTATGCTAAGTGGACATCTACAAGGAAGAGTTCTATCCTTACTCGCCAAGCTTCATCGGCCCAAGCGAATACTAGAAATTGGAACGTACACGGGATACTCCGCCCTGTGCTTGGCCGAAGGGCTAGTGAATGGCGGAGAATTGCACACCATCGACATCAACGAAGAACTGGAGGACTTTGCCAGAAAGTACTTTGACGAAAGTGACTTTGGCGACTCCATTCACCAACACATTGGAAAAGCCTTAGACGTCATTCCTACACTAAAAGATGGATGGGATATTGTGTTTATTGATGCCGACAAATCGAACTACGTTAATTACTACAACGACATCGTACCTCGCATGAATCCAGGAGGCTTGATCTTATGTGACAATGTGTTGTGGAGTGGGAAGATTGTGGATGAAAATGCGAATGATAAAGACACCGTTGTTCTCCGCGAGTTAAACGAGCTCATTACACAAGATGACCGAGTGGAGAATGTACTGCTACCAATTCGCGACGGTTTGATGGCTGCTCGCATAAAGTGA
- a CDS encoding CopD family protein, with translation MEALYVRALHIIFVVTWFAGLFYMPRLFVYASEASTEKGERRSILLEQYSLMQRRLWYGITWPSAVLTLIFGLWMLDTIGWYIQGWLWVKLGFVLGLYAYFFSLHYIFKLQQKGDFRYSGNQMRVWNEVATIFLIAIVFLVELRNTIDMLWGIVGLFVFIAVLMTAIKVYKKIRTSPQKRP, from the coding sequence ATGGAAGCCCTTTACGTAAGAGCCCTGCACATCATCTTTGTAGTAACCTGGTTTGCCGGGTTGTTTTATATGCCCCGACTCTTTGTGTATGCCAGTGAGGCTAGTACAGAAAAGGGAGAGAGACGGTCAATTTTGTTGGAGCAGTATTCATTGATGCAGCGTAGATTGTGGTATGGTATCACATGGCCATCTGCTGTTCTCACCCTGATTTTTGGCCTTTGGATGCTCGATACCATTGGGTGGTATATCCAAGGATGGTTATGGGTGAAGTTGGGGTTTGTCCTTGGACTATACGCGTATTTCTTCAGCCTTCATTACATCTTCAAACTTCAACAAAAAGGCGATTTCCGCTATTCGGGAAACCAAATGCGAGTTTGGAATGAAGTAGCAACCATCTTCCTCATTGCCATTGTTTTCTTGGTGGAGTTGAGAAACACCATCGATATGTTGTGGGGAATTGTTGGACTTTTCGTGTTTATCGCGGTGTTGATGACAGCTATCAAGGTGTACAAGAAGATTCGCACTAGCCCCCAGAAGCGCCCGTAA
- the galE gene encoding UDP-glucose 4-epimerase GalE has translation MQKILVTGGLGYIGSHTVVELISAGYEPVVLDDLSESDIEVVERIERIVNRKIIFEEVNMCDAKALDGVFASHPEMVGVIHFAAFLLVNESVEHPLKYYQNNLVSTMNLIDSMVKHGVKPVVFSSSCTVYGTPATLPVDETAPLQPAESPYGNTKKMGEDILRDSSLAYGLRTLALRYFNPIGAHSSGHIGEFQDGEPHHLVPYITETAIGKRKSLKVFGGDYETRDGTCVRDYIHVVDIARAHVRAVEVSLHEDRPAFDVINLGSGTGSTVLEMIHAFQRATGMEVPHEVVARREGDVPAVYADIKKAASVLNWKPIHTLEDMLSSAWEFEQSLS, from the coding sequence GTGCAAAAGATTCTAGTAACTGGAGGATTGGGCTACATCGGTAGTCACACTGTTGTTGAGTTGATCAGCGCAGGGTATGAGCCTGTAGTACTGGATGATTTGTCAGAGTCTGATATAGAGGTGGTGGAGCGAATTGAGCGCATTGTCAATCGCAAGATCATTTTTGAAGAAGTAAATATGTGTGATGCAAAAGCGCTAGATGGCGTTTTTGCTTCGCATCCTGAAATGGTTGGAGTTATTCATTTTGCCGCTTTTCTGTTGGTGAATGAATCCGTTGAACATCCTCTGAAATACTATCAGAACAACTTAGTCTCTACCATGAATCTGATTGATTCCATGGTAAAGCACGGGGTGAAACCGGTAGTATTCAGCTCCTCATGTACGGTGTATGGAACACCTGCAACTTTACCCGTTGATGAAACGGCCCCTCTTCAACCGGCCGAATCGCCGTATGGGAATACCAAGAAAATGGGAGAAGACATCCTTCGCGATTCTTCGCTGGCCTACGGGTTGAGAACCTTGGCACTTCGCTATTTCAATCCCATTGGGGCGCACTCTAGCGGTCACATTGGGGAGTTTCAAGATGGTGAACCGCATCACTTGGTTCCCTACATTACGGAAACAGCCATCGGAAAGCGCAAGTCACTCAAAGTATTTGGTGGTGATTATGAAACGAGAGATGGCACCTGCGTTCGCGATTATATTCATGTGGTAGATATTGCCCGCGCTCATGTTCGTGCGGTTGAGGTTTCACTCCATGAAGATCGTCCGGCATTTGATGTCATTAATCTCGGTTCAGGTACTGGATCTACCGTTCTTGAAATGATTCACGCCTTTCAACGTGCCACAGGAATGGAAGTGCCTCATGAAGTGGTAGCAAGAAGAGAAGGAGACGTTCCTGCCGTTTATGCCGACATTAAAAAGGCTGCTTCCGTCTTGAATTGGAAGCCTATTCACACCTTAGAAGACATGCTGTCTTCCGCATGGGAATTTGAACAATCACTTTCGTAA
- a CDS encoding acyltransferase family protein — MGYSTRIFGLDLLRAFAILTVVYGHGNILLEHEFDKAKMNWFTFDGVSIFFVLSGFLIGGILIKQIETGRTQWSDLFRFWRRRWFRTLPNYFLVLTVLTCYYVWVTNRPFSELLPYFGFLQNFAWDHPIHFNEAWSLSVEEWFYLGVPLLMWSSFHLFALTPRHTLILVALIILTISGTVRIWRFLDGDIDSVHAWDLSLRKQVVTRLDSIMIGVIAAYIKFYRLNSWFANQKKKLFAGIGLIIAHKVFIASMLAEEVVSTYDAIFSFWVIALGTALTLPYLSNWKVSRSTWSAAITKISLISYSMYLIHLSGVLRILVQDFGIADFSTALGYLAYWFFTFTISWLMYRFYEKPTTALREKF; from the coding sequence ATGGGATACTCTACTCGAATTTTTGGATTAGACCTATTGAGGGCCTTTGCCATATTAACGGTGGTATATGGTCATGGGAATATTTTGCTCGAACACGAGTTCGACAAAGCCAAAATGAATTGGTTTACATTCGACGGTGTCTCCATCTTTTTCGTGCTCAGTGGATTTCTGATTGGCGGTATTCTCATCAAACAAATCGAGACGGGAAGAACGCAATGGTCGGATTTATTCCGATTTTGGAGAAGGAGATGGTTTCGAACATTGCCCAACTATTTCTTAGTACTAACGGTTCTCACCTGCTACTACGTATGGGTCACGAACAGGCCGTTTTCAGAGCTACTGCCTTACTTCGGATTTTTACAGAATTTCGCGTGGGACCATCCCATTCACTTCAATGAAGCCTGGAGTTTGTCGGTTGAAGAATGGTTCTATCTAGGAGTACCTCTGTTGATGTGGAGCTCTTTTCACCTTTTCGCACTTACTCCTAGACACACCCTTATCCTCGTTGCACTCATCATCTTAACCATCAGTGGAACTGTCCGAATTTGGCGGTTTCTAGATGGAGATATCGACAGTGTACACGCTTGGGATCTTTCCCTTAGAAAGCAAGTTGTAACTCGCCTTGATTCTATTATGATAGGGGTAATTGCTGCCTACATCAAGTTCTACCGACTCAACTCTTGGTTTGCTAATCAGAAGAAAAAACTCTTTGCAGGTATCGGTTTGATCATTGCCCATAAGGTGTTTATTGCAAGCATGTTGGCCGAAGAAGTGGTGAGTACCTACGACGCCATTTTCTCATTTTGGGTCATTGCATTGGGAACGGCCCTCACTCTGCCTTACTTGTCGAATTGGAAGGTATCACGCTCAACTTGGTCGGCAGCCATTACCAAGATTAGCTTGATCTCCTACTCCATGTACTTGATTCACCTCAGTGGTGTTTTGAGGATACTCGTTCAAGACTTTGGCATCGCGGATTTCTCAACTGCCCTTGGTTACTTAGCCTATTGGTTCTTCACCTTTACCATTTCTTGGTTGATGTATCGCTTTTACGAGAAACCAACCACGGCTCTCCGCGAAAAATTCTAA
- a CDS encoding DUF1684 domain-containing protein, whose amino-acid sequence MRTIQFITLALATALSSISYGQDINDQIRASLQAQAELDSSFADRSESPLTESDFKNFTSLPFFPVDTNWIVECTLIRTPDSEPFEMPTSTNRRPVYRVFGELHFTYGDSSLVLNVYQNLDLIKRPGFEDYLFLPFGDETNGNSTYGGGRYLDLRIPEGDTIVVDFNRCYHPLCAYNNRYSCPKIPFENILNVPIKAGVKYEGHH is encoded by the coding sequence ATGCGTACGATTCAATTCATCACGCTTGCACTCGCAACTGCCCTATCTTCCATCTCCTATGGGCAAGATATTAACGATCAAATTAGAGCCTCCCTACAAGCCCAAGCTGAACTGGACTCTAGCTTCGCCGATCGCAGCGAATCTCCACTCACAGAATCCGATTTTAAAAACTTTACTAGTCTTCCTTTTTTTCCAGTAGATACGAATTGGATTGTGGAATGTACTTTGATCCGCACCCCTGATTCCGAACCATTTGAAATGCCGACCTCCACCAACCGACGTCCGGTTTATCGCGTATTTGGAGAGCTTCATTTCACCTATGGAGATTCGAGCCTAGTTTTGAATGTTTACCAGAACTTGGACCTGATAAAGCGTCCAGGTTTTGAAGACTACCTCTTCCTGCCTTTTGGCGATGAAACGAATGGAAATAGTACCTATGGCGGAGGAAGATACCTCGATCTCCGCATCCCTGAAGGCGATACCATCGTAGTGGATTTCAACCGATGTTATCACCCATTATGTGCGTACAACAATCGGTACTCGTGCCCTAAAATCCCCTTCGAGAACATCCTGAATGTTCCCATCAAAGCTGGCGTTAAATACGAAGGACACCATTGA
- a CDS encoding UDP-glucuronic acid decarboxylase family protein: MARVLITGAAGFLGSHLCDRFIAEGFDVVGMDNLITGDLKNIEHLFKLKQFEFYEHDVSKFIHVPGKLDYILHFASPASPIDYLKIPIQTLKVGSLGTHNCLGLALEKGARILVASTSEVYGDPHVHPQTEEYWGNVNPVGPRGVYDEAKRFQEAMTMAYHTFHGLETRIVRIFNTYGPRMRLNDGRVLPAFIGQALRGEDLTVFGDGSQTRSFCYVDDLVEGIYRLLMSDYAQPVNVGNPDEITIGDFAEEIIKLTGTNQKVIYKDLPKDDPTQRQPDITKAREILGWEPKFSRAEGLKLTYEYFKSLPEDELYKKEHKDFKKYSRH, translated from the coding sequence ATGGCCAGAGTACTCATCACCGGAGCAGCCGGATTTTTAGGGTCACACTTGTGCGATCGCTTCATTGCCGAAGGCTTCGATGTGGTTGGTATGGATAATCTTATCACGGGTGATTTGAAGAACATTGAACACTTGTTCAAGCTCAAGCAGTTTGAGTTTTATGAGCACGATGTATCAAAGTTTATTCACGTACCAGGTAAGTTGGATTATATCCTTCACTTTGCTTCACCTGCAAGTCCCATCGATTATCTCAAAATCCCTATCCAAACGCTGAAAGTGGGATCTTTGGGAACACACAATTGTCTCGGACTAGCGCTTGAGAAGGGTGCCAGAATCTTGGTGGCTTCTACGTCTGAAGTGTACGGTGATCCGCACGTTCACCCACAAACCGAGGAGTATTGGGGAAATGTAAACCCGGTTGGACCACGTGGTGTATACGATGAAGCCAAGCGTTTTCAAGAGGCGATGACCATGGCGTATCACACGTTCCACGGATTGGAGACGCGTATCGTTCGTATCTTCAATACTTATGGACCGCGTATGCGCCTCAATGATGGTCGCGTTTTGCCAGCATTCATCGGACAAGCATTGAGAGGAGAAGATCTAACAGTGTTCGGCGATGGAAGTCAGACGCGCTCTTTTTGCTATGTTGACGATTTGGTGGAAGGTATTTACCGCTTGTTGATGAGCGATTATGCCCAGCCAGTGAACGTGGGAAATCCAGACGAAATTACCATTGGAGATTTTGCTGAAGAGATCATTAAGTTGACCGGGACGAACCAGAAGGTGATTTACAAAGACTTGCCAAAAGACGATCCTACACAACGTCAGCCTGATATTACCAAAGCCCGCGAAATTCTGGGTTGGGAACCTAAATTTTCAAGAGCCGAAGGGTTGAAACTCACTTACGAGTATTTCAAATCACTTCCAGAAGACGAGCTTTACAAGAAAGAGCACAAGGATTTTAAGAAGTATTCAAGACATTAA
- the hemN gene encoding oxygen-independent coproporphyrinogen III oxidase, which produces MPNSISRYNLAVPRYTSYPPVPHWKVEGFDIADAHSRFVDEVKKRGELSLYLHLPFCEALCTYCGCNKRITKNHKVETPYIDTLLKEWQMYLDLLVGVDFKISGIHLGGGTPTFFSPKNLDDLLSKMLEGQQLVKDYAFSFEGHPANTTSEHLRVLYKHGFRRMSLGIQDFDPVVQKAIHRWQSVEQVEKCVREAREIGYTSINFDLIYGLPFQNMEGLDNTFTEVTRMLPDRIAFYSYAHVPWVSKSQRAYDENDLPSPEAKTLLYQWGCRLLERAGYVDVGMDHFVLPGDELFTAREHHHLHRNFMGYTHDRETLQLGLGVSSISDGVGAYWQNEKVVEDWSERVNRGELPIFKGHLMTDIEKSIRRRIIELSCYFRLSESELLQAMHLDHELQHKLYAFVEDGLIDIKPNGLIVTAKGKSIVRVVCAAFDPNMKVIQDGVFSRAV; this is translated from the coding sequence ATGCCAAATTCTATTAGTCGATATAATCTAGCTGTACCTCGTTACACCTCGTACCCTCCCGTTCCGCATTGGAAGGTGGAGGGATTTGACATAGCTGATGCTCACTCGCGCTTTGTGGACGAGGTGAAAAAAAGAGGAGAACTCAGCCTCTATTTGCACTTGCCGTTTTGCGAAGCTCTTTGTACCTACTGCGGTTGCAACAAGCGCATCACTAAAAACCACAAGGTAGAAACGCCTTACATCGACACCCTCCTAAAAGAGTGGCAGATGTATCTCGACCTTCTAGTAGGTGTTGATTTTAAGATCAGCGGCATCCACTTAGGTGGAGGAACACCTACCTTCTTTAGTCCAAAAAACTTAGATGACCTCCTCAGCAAAATGCTAGAAGGTCAGCAGCTTGTAAAGGATTACGCCTTTAGTTTTGAAGGTCACCCCGCCAACACAACATCGGAACACCTTCGAGTTCTATACAAGCACGGCTTTAGACGAATGAGTTTGGGAATTCAAGATTTTGACCCCGTAGTTCAGAAGGCCATTCACCGTTGGCAAAGTGTTGAGCAGGTTGAAAAATGTGTTCGCGAAGCTCGAGAAATCGGTTATACCTCTATCAATTTTGATTTGATCTACGGTCTCCCCTTCCAAAACATGGAAGGCTTGGACAATACGTTTACGGAGGTAACACGCATGCTTCCAGATCGCATTGCATTCTACAGTTACGCGCATGTGCCATGGGTCAGCAAGAGTCAGCGGGCTTATGATGAAAACGATCTACCTTCTCCAGAGGCCAAAACCCTACTTTATCAATGGGGGTGCCGACTCTTAGAGCGAGCTGGTTATGTGGATGTGGGGATGGATCACTTCGTACTTCCAGGCGATGAGCTGTTTACCGCCAGAGAGCATCATCACTTGCACAGAAATTTTATGGGCTACACCCATGATAGGGAAACCCTTCAACTTGGTCTCGGCGTCTCTTCAATTTCAGATGGAGTGGGCGCGTATTGGCAAAATGAAAAAGTGGTTGAAGATTGGTCGGAGCGAGTGAACCGCGGAGAGCTTCCCATTTTCAAAGGTCATTTGATGACCGACATTGAAAAATCTATACGTCGACGAATTATAGAATTGAGTTGCTACTTCCGCTTGTCCGAAAGCGAACTTCTGCAAGCCATGCACCTCGATCACGAGCTTCAACACAAGCTGTATGCCTTTGTAGAAGACGGATTAATCGACATTAAACCCAATGGATTAATCGTTACTGCCAAAGGTAAATCCATTGTAAGAGTTGTCTGTGCAGCCTTTGACCCTAACATGAAGGTGATTCAAGACGGCGTGTTCTCTCGAGCAGTTTAA
- the rfbB gene encoding dTDP-glucose 4,6-dehydratase, with protein MKSILITGGAGFIGSHVVRRFVKRYADYHIVNLDALTYAGNLENLKDIENRPNYHFEKADIVDAAAVRKVFEKHRPDGIIHLAAESHVDRSITDPLAFVRTNVLGTVNLLDEAKALWGDNMSEKRFYHISTDEVYGSLGDTGLFTETTAYDPNSPYSASKASSDHFVRAYGETYEMPIVVTNCSNNYGPNHFPEKLIPLFINNIVNMKPLPVYGDGNYTRDWLYVIDHARAIDTVFHEGVIGETYNIGGFNEWKNIDLVKLLCNLMDSKLGRPEGTSEGLITYVKDRPGHDRRYAIDSTKIKNELGWEPSVTFEQGLAETIDWYMENEDWLRNVTSGDYQSYYEEQYDKR; from the coding sequence ATGAAAAGCATTCTCATCACAGGTGGAGCTGGGTTTATCGGTTCTCACGTCGTACGTCGTTTCGTTAAGAGGTACGCAGATTATCACATTGTCAATTTAGACGCGCTTACTTACGCGGGGAATTTGGAGAATCTGAAGGATATCGAGAACCGACCGAACTATCACTTTGAAAAAGCTGACATCGTGGATGCCGCTGCTGTTCGAAAGGTGTTTGAGAAGCACAGACCCGATGGTATCATCCACCTAGCAGCTGAGAGTCACGTAGACCGATCGATCACTGATCCTTTAGCCTTTGTTCGCACGAACGTGTTGGGTACGGTGAACTTGCTCGATGAAGCTAAAGCACTTTGGGGAGATAATATGTCCGAGAAGCGCTTCTACCATATTTCTACCGATGAAGTCTACGGAAGCTTGGGCGATACAGGACTCTTTACAGAAACTACAGCCTACGATCCAAACTCTCCATATTCAGCCTCCAAAGCGAGTTCCGATCACTTTGTGAGAGCGTATGGGGAAACCTATGAAATGCCTATTGTAGTGACCAACTGTAGCAACAACTACGGTCCTAATCACTTCCCAGAAAAGTTGATTCCACTTTTCATCAATAACATTGTGAACATGAAACCATTACCTGTTTATGGCGATGGTAATTACACCCGCGATTGGCTGTATGTGATTGATCACGCCCGCGCCATTGATACCGTGTTTCATGAAGGGGTTATTGGTGAAACCTACAATATCGGAGGGTTCAACGAGTGGAAGAACATCGACTTGGTGAAACTTCTCTGTAACCTTATGGATTCTAAACTGGGCAGACCAGAAGGAACCAGCGAAGGACTGATTACCTACGTAAAAGATCGTCCAGGCCACGATAGGAGATACGCCATTGATTCTACCAAAATCAAGAATGAATTGGGATGGGAACCAAGCGTGACTTTTGAACAGGGCTTGGCAGAAACTATTGATTGGTACATGGAGAATGAAGACTGGCTGCGCAATGTGACCAGCGGTGATTATCAATCCTACTACGAAGAGCAATACGACAAACGCTAA
- a CDS encoding DegT/DnrJ/EryC1/StrS family aminotransferase — protein MKEIRMVDLVTQYEGIQEEVDKSVLDVIRSSAYINGPEVKSFQAELEDYLGVKHVIPCANGTDALQIAMMGLGLKPGDEVITATFTFVATAEVIALLQLTPVLVDVDPDTFLIDPAAIEAAITPKTKAIVPVHLFGQVANMDEIQRIAKAHDLFVIEDNAQAIGASFTNKDGVSAKAGTIGHVGCTSFFPSKNLGCMGDGGAIFTNDDDLASKMRMIVNHGMVRQYYHDHIGVNSRLDSIQAAVLRIKLRKLDVYNSARNAAAAAYDTAFANCEDLETPARAENSTHVFHQYTLKVKNGKRDELRAYLGEKGIPSMIYYPVPLHMQEAYKDERYGVGHFPITESLVDEVLSLPMHTELDKEQLDFITSSVLEYINR, from the coding sequence ATGAAAGAGATCCGCATGGTGGATCTGGTTACCCAATATGAGGGTATCCAAGAAGAAGTCGATAAATCAGTACTAGACGTTATCCGCTCTAGCGCTTATATAAACGGTCCAGAAGTTAAGTCTTTTCAGGCTGAATTAGAGGATTATCTCGGTGTGAAACACGTGATTCCATGTGCAAATGGCACCGATGCTCTTCAGATTGCCATGATGGGATTAGGCTTGAAACCCGGGGATGAAGTCATCACAGCTACCTTCACTTTTGTTGCTACAGCTGAGGTGATCGCCCTGCTTCAACTTACTCCAGTTTTGGTGGACGTAGATCCAGACACCTTCTTAATTGATCCTGCTGCTATTGAAGCGGCTATTACTCCAAAAACAAAGGCCATTGTTCCTGTTCACCTCTTTGGACAGGTGGCGAACATGGACGAGATACAGCGTATTGCCAAAGCGCATGATTTGTTTGTGATTGAAGACAATGCACAGGCCATCGGTGCTTCCTTTACTAATAAAGACGGTGTTTCTGCGAAGGCTGGAACGATTGGACATGTAGGTTGTACATCATTCTTCCCAAGTAAGAACCTTGGTTGTATGGGAGATGGTGGAGCAATTTTCACCAATGACGATGATTTGGCTTCCAAAATGCGCATGATTGTGAATCACGGTATGGTACGCCAGTACTACCACGATCACATCGGTGTAAACTCTCGCCTCGACAGTATTCAAGCAGCGGTACTTCGCATAAAGTTGAGAAAACTCGATGTTTATAACAGTGCGAGAAATGCTGCGGCAGCTGCGTATGATACCGCTTTCGCGAATTGCGAGGATTTGGAAACTCCTGCAAGAGCCGAGAATAGCACCCATGTCTTCCATCAGTACACGCTGAAGGTCAAGAATGGAAAACGCGATGAATTAAGAGCTTATTTAGGGGAGAAGGGAATCCCGAGCATGATTTATTACCCCGTGCCTTTGCACATGCAAGAAGCTTACAAAGATGAGCGTTATGGCGTGGGACATTTCCCAATCACGGAGAGCTTGGTAGATGAGGTACTTTCATTGCCAATGCACACGGAACTCGATAAAGAACAACTTGATTTCATCACCTCTAGCGTGTTGGAATACATCAATAGATAA
- a CDS encoding UDP-glucose dehydrogenase family protein: protein MKIAIVGTGYVGLVTGACLSEVGINVTCIDVDEKKIENLKKGILPIYEPGLEEIVERNFKKGRLQFSTDLASSIQDAEVAFIAVGTPPGEDGSADLKYVLQVAQGIGESMNDYIVVVTKSTVPVGTAEKVRNQLSSALAERSSDLEFDVASNPEFLKEGAAVDDFMRPDRIVVGVESERSKEIMERLYRPFTLNGHPVIFMDIPSAEMTKYAANAMLATKISFMNDIANLCEIMGADVNAVRTGIGSDPRIGNKFIYPGIGYGGSCFPKDVKALIRTARENGHEMRILQSVEDVNEGQKEVMFAKLKKHFGDLKGKHFAIWGLSFKPQTDDMREAPSVVIINQILAAGGTVSAYDPVAMEEAKHLHLGETIRYAENEYDALKGADALLLVTEWSEFRVPDWKKVKSELSTPVVFDGRNLYNREQLRKDGFTYYGIGVQ, encoded by the coding sequence ATGAAAATTGCCATTGTAGGTACAGGTTACGTAGGCCTAGTAACCGGAGCATGTTTAAGTGAAGTTGGTATCAATGTAACCTGCATTGATGTTGATGAAAAGAAGATTGAAAACCTGAAAAAGGGAATCCTCCCGATTTACGAACCAGGTTTGGAAGAGATCGTAGAGCGCAACTTCAAAAAAGGGAGATTGCAGTTTTCTACAGATTTGGCCTCGAGCATTCAAGATGCGGAGGTTGCTTTTATTGCTGTTGGAACCCCTCCGGGTGAAGATGGGTCAGCCGACTTGAAGTACGTTCTTCAAGTGGCTCAAGGTATTGGTGAGAGCATGAATGACTACATTGTGGTTGTAACGAAGTCGACCGTACCTGTTGGAACTGCCGAGAAGGTTCGCAACCAATTGTCGTCTGCATTGGCAGAGCGCAGTTCCGATTTAGAATTCGACGTTGCTTCTAATCCGGAGTTCTTGAAGGAAGGTGCTGCAGTTGATGATTTCATGCGTCCAGATCGCATCGTTGTAGGTGTGGAATCGGAACGTTCAAAAGAAATCATGGAGCGTCTTTACCGTCCGTTTACATTGAATGGTCATCCTGTGATTTTCATGGACATTCCTTCTGCAGAAATGACCAAGTATGCGGCAAACGCCATGTTGGCAACCAAGATTTCCTTCATGAACGATATTGCGAACCTATGTGAAATCATGGGAGCTGATGTGAACGCGGTTCGTACAGGAATTGGTTCAGATCCGCGAATTGGCAACAAATTCATCTACCCCGGAATTGGATATGGTGGCAGTTGTTTTCCGAAAGACGTGAAGGCCTTAATTCGCACCGCTCGTGAGAACGGTCATGAGATGCGCATTCTTCAATCGGTTGAGGATGTGAACGAAGGTCAGAAAGAAGTGATGTTCGCGAAATTGAAGAAACACTTCGGCGATCTAAAAGGCAAGCACTTTGCCATCTGGGGATTGAGCTTTAAGCCACAAACCGACGATATGCGTGAAGCGCCAAGTGTGGTAATTATCAACCAAATCCTAGCAGCGGGAGGTACTGTAAGTGCTTATGATCCTGTGGCAATGGAAGAGGCAAAGCACCTTCACTTGGGAGAGACCATTCGCTACGCAGAAAACGAGTACGACGCTTTGAAAGGAGCGGACGCATTGTTGTTAGTAACGGAATGGAGCGAATTCCGTGTTCCAGATTGGAAAAAAGTGAAATCAGAACTTTCTACACCCGTTGTATTCGATGGTCGTAACCTCTACAATCGCGAGCAATTGCGCAAAGACGGATTTACGTATTACGGAATTGGTGTTCAATAA